One Aethina tumida isolate Nest 87 chromosome 5, icAetTumi1.1, whole genome shotgun sequence genomic window carries:
- the LOC109598302 gene encoding uncharacterized protein LOC109598302 gives MWSAVAPDDVKSAAPSARSKHSATVVGDHVYLLGGRNGNLPTKDFWKYNLVTGKWQQLKPVGEKLPCLQEHTAVAYKDNIYVFGGEVSFSACTETPLWVYDIKANSWKKVRTKKGVSTPKGRRGHTALVHRGSMLIYGGYQDLKGSSSELWAFHFETESWHLLSTTPARNADHFPPPRHKHTAILHDDAMWIYGGMTDLHERSDLWKWDTLSKTWTNIKSKINPGPLHSHAACKMPSSMLIFGGERNGQTVNDLWKFNFSTESWEKITISGLKPQPRAETIAFTVSELLLNDPSHTSLESKALRTRQRTCNSADRGNRHSSYLPNNRVAPSEKTYVFQPNQKNYNDGSDIKSDLAEQYSEVNRSSRSFLQEISKLSQLNISKISNKCSYTVLTGSNTSDSTESLLRTHTSPQTAEKDIEIEFSTPSRGTMVKSKSAYVMKKYQLDISEDEENREPSKKKVDFDPTIKKITREPISVPNFSILNLASPVLTPVETTKLVYLTDEENDCDSEERIKEAKLANQPPEPEPDPEPIEKIIIYEKENEYEENFEMDNFDTFKLKRGESYSSHLAYADNPLYQEMIKMSETEENVSSTSDYASIETVNRLSSASNYSVKTTTPQEENLKNRQKDRDGPFGFCNPNYMGPEIKAILNNDNKDKKVVAKLLTTKSLDCNEEAEVLELQNLNGVLDRNTKVLYRHSCRVNRPPKTLALDTKKTILDKHRAQSASRVERVIKTEKKAEKTVNYGIEPFVPLYVYIMGGKEQGQVTVFQRPISIWKLKLF, from the exons ATGTGGAGCGCCGTGGCGCCTGACGACGTCAAAAGCGCGGCGCCGTCAGCCAGGTCCAAACACAGTGCCACAGTCGTCGGAGACCACGTCTATTTGCTCGGCGGCAGGAACGGAAATCTGCCCACAAAAGATTTCTGGAAATACAACTTGG TTACTGGTAAATGGCAACAGTTGAAACCAGTGGGCGAAAAACTGCCATGTCTTCAGGAACACACTGCCGTTGCATACAAGgacaatatttatgtatttggtGGAGAAGTCAGCTTTTCAGCTTGCACCGAAACTCCCCTTTGGGTCTACGACATCAAGGCCAACAGTTGGAAGAAAGTCCGAACTAAAAAAG gagTATCCACACCGAAGGGGAGGCGAGGACATACCGCACTAGTCCACAGGGGCTCCATGTTGATTTACGGCGGCTATCAGGATTTAAAAGGATCTTCTAGTGAATTATGGGCCTTCCATTTCG AGACAGAATCGTGGCATCTTTTATCGACCACCCCGGCAAGAAACGCCGACCATTTCCCGCCACCCCGTCATAAACACACCGCTATTTTGCACGATGACGCCATGTGGATTTACGGCGGCATGACGGATTTGCACGAGAGATCCGATCTTTGGAAATGGGACACTTTGTCGAA AACGTGgacgaatataaaaagtaaaataaacccAGGGCCTTTGCACAGCCATGCTGCTTGTAAAATGCCATCTTCCATGTTAATATTCGGGGGTGAAAGAAACGGACAAACCGTCAATGACTTGTGGAAGTTCAACTTTT CAACTGAATCCTGGGAGAAGATTACCATATCAGGTTTGAAACCGCAGCCAAGAGCTGAAACGATAGCTTTTACAGTCTCCGAGCTTTTGTTGAATGACCCTTCGCACACATCCCTGGAATCGAAAGCTTTGAGGACGAGACAAAGGACCTGCAATTCGGCCGATCGTGGCAATAGACATTCTTCGTACTTGCCAAATAATAGGGTAGCACCCAGTGAGAAAACCTACGTGTTTCAGCCAAACCAAAAGAACTATAACGATGGCAGTGACATTAAGAG TGATTTAGCGGAGCAGTATTCAGAAGTGAACAGATCTTCCAGGAGTTTCCTACAAGAGATCAGCAAACTGTCTCAGTTAAACATCTCAAAAATCAGCAATAAATGCAGTTACACAGTGTTGACCGGCTCCAACACTTCCGACAGCACCGAAAGCTTATTAAGAACACACACCAGTCCACAAACTGCGGAAAAGGACATTGAAATCGAATTTTCCACCCCCTCAAGAG gtaCGATGGTGAAGTCCAAGTCGGCTTACGTGATGAAGAAATATCAGTTGGACATATCGGAAGACGAGGAGAACAGAGAGCCGTCAAAGAAGAAGGTGGATTTCGAcccaacaattaaaaaaataaccagAGAACCAATATCAGTgccaaattttagtattttaaatctcGCCTCACCAGTATTAACACCTGTAGAGACCACCAAGTTGGTGTACCTGACTGACGAAGAAAACGATTGTGATAGCGAAGAACGAATCAAAGAAGCCAAACTTGCGAATCAACCACCCGAACCCGAACCGGATCCGGAACCGATTGAGAAAATCATCATTTACGAAAAGGAGAACGAGTACGAGGAGAACTTTGAAATGGATAATTTCGACACGTTCAAATTGAAACGTggtgaaagttacagctcaCATCTTGCTTACGCCGATAATCCTCTATACCAGGAGATGATTAAAATGTCCGAAACCGAGGAGAATGTTTCCTCTACGTCAGACTACGCCAGCATAGAGACGGTTAACAGATTATCGTCAGCTAGTAATTACAGCGTCAAAACTACCACACCTCAAGAAGAAAACTTGAAGAACAGACAAAAAGACAGGGACGGGCCTTTTGGTTTTTGCAATCCAAACTACATGGGACCCGAGATTAAAGCAATACTCAACAACGATAACAAAGATAAGAAAGTCGTTGCCAAACTGCTGACCACCAAATCTTTAGACTGCAACGAAGAAGCTGAGGTGCTGGAGCTGCAGAACTTAAACGGGGTGCTCGACAGAAACACGAAAGTCTTATACCGTCATTCATGCAGGGTGAACAGACCACCGAAAACGTTGGCACTCGACACCAAGAAAACGATTTTGGACAAGCACAGGGCTCAAAGTGCCAGTCGTGTGGAAAGAGTCATTAAGACGGAGAAGAAGGCGGAGAAAACCGTTAATTATGGGATTGAGCCGTTTGTACCGCTGTACGTATACATTATGGGAGGCAAGGAACAGGGACAGGTGACAGTTTTCCAAAGACCCATCTCTATTTGGAAACTGAAGCTCTTTTAA
- the LOC109599578 gene encoding ras-related protein M-Ras, which yields MPSTYGNLPLVRLVVVGDGGVGKSAITIQFFQKIFVTDYDPTIEDSYVQNVVVDGEPCRLDVLDTAGQEEFCAMREQYMRQGDGFLLVYSVTDYNSYVNTTQFHTQILRVKDCDTIPILLVANKVDLVHLRKVTEEQGRSLAKHLGTPYIETSAKDPPLNIDAAFHEVVRRVRTQSKAQMKEKRKKRFKMCKCTIQ from the exons ATGCCCTCAACTTACGGGAACCTCCCACTTGTGAGACTCGTGGTGGTGGGTGATGGAGGCGTGGGCAAAAGTGCTATCACCATTCAGTTCTTTCAAAAGATCTTCGTGACCGATTACGACCCTACTATCGAAGACAGTTACGTGCAAAATGTGGTAGTTGATGGAGAACCCTGCCGACTTGATG TCCTTGACACTGCTGGTCAGGAGGAGTTTTGCGCAATGCGTGAACAGTACATGCGACAAGGTGACGGTTTCCTTCTGGTTTACTCGGTGACCGATTACAACAGTTACGTGAACACCACTCAGTTTCACACGCAAATTCTTCGAGTAAAAGACTG TGATACCATTCCAATATTGTTGGTGGCCAATAAGGTCGACTTGGTGCATTTAAGGAAGGTGACGGAGGAGCAGGGAAGAAGTCTGGCAAAGCATTTAGGTACTCCTTACATTGAAACAAGTGCCAAAGATCCTCCCCTCAATATTGACGCTGCGTTTCATGAGGTGGTTCGCAGAGTTCGCACTCAGTCTAAGGCACAGATGAAGGAGAAACGGAAGAAGAGATTCAAGATGTGCAAATGTACTATTCAATGA